The uncultured Sphaerochaeta sp. genome includes the window GGTGTCCAGGTATTGACTGACCGTGACAATGGATTCATCACCCGTATCAAGGAATTGATCCCCAGTATCGAGTTGATCCCCACCAGATATGTCGACAATGACATCATCAAGGCTCTCTCCACCACTGAGGACCTGATCACCACCTATGGTAGTGACCTGATCGGTATCTTCGCAGACAACAACCACTCTGCTGACGGTGTCTCCCGTGCAATCGCAGAGCAGGGTCTGCACAACAAGATCATGGTAACTGCATACGACTCCGACCCAGAAGAAGTTGCAGCCATCAAGAGTGGTGCTATCAAGGCAATCATGGTCCAGGATCCGTACGGCATGGGATACAAGGGCGTCGATTCAGCAGTAAAGGCTATTGAAGGCGCAACCCTTCCTGAGTATGTCGATACTGGTGTAGTCGTTGTTGAGAAGCACAATGTCAACGATCCAGAAGCACAAGGCATTCTCGATCCGTTCACACTGAAAAAGTATTGATTAGTTCTCTGAACTGAAGTCTCTGGCTCCTCTCGATAGGAGGAGCTGGAGACATGTTTAGCTGTATAAAAGGAAGGAGGTCCGGAATGGAGACAAGACCATTCTTGGAATTGAAGGGAATATCCAAGCAATTTCCTGGAGTCAAGGCACTCGACAATGTGGATTTAACCATCTATCCCGGTGAGGTGCATGCCTTGGTAGGGGAAAATGGTGCGGGAAAATCCACTATCATCAAGATCATCATGGGCGTTTACCAAGAGGATGAGGGAACAATTTCTCTGGATGGGAAGCAGGTTACCATACCGAATGTTATTGAAGCAGACCGCTTGGGCTTGGCAGCCGTTTACCAGGATTTGACACTTGCTGCTGACCTTTCTATTGGGGAGAACTTCTTCATGGGACAATTTCCCCGGAAGAAGAACGGGATGATTGATTGGAACCATGTGTATTCCAAAACTGCAGAAACCTTGAAAGCCTTGAATGTGGATGTCGATCCAAGACTCCGCATCACCGAGCTTTCTCCTGCAATGCAGGAAATGGTTGCAATTGCAAAGACTGTTCACAAGAAATCGAAGCTGGTCATCTTTGATGAACCAACTGCCTTGTTGAGCAATGAAGAAGTAGAAATTTTGTTTGAGATCATCAAGAAGCTGAAAGCTTCCGGTATCTCTGTTATTTACATATCTCACCGCCTGGAGGAAATCTTTTCCATTTCTGACCGCGTTACGGTACTCAAGGATGGGCAGCATGTAAAGACTGTTCCTGTCAAGGATACAAACGAAGACCAGTTGATTTCCTACATGGTCGGACGTTCACTCTCTGACATGTACAATATCGAACACTATCCCAAAGGGGATGAGCTGTTGCGGGTTGAGGATCTGAATCGTGGTAAAGCACTGAAAAATATCTCCTTCTCTGTGAAGCAAGGAGAAATCTTTGGATTATTTGGCCTTGTCGGTTCAGGAAGAACCGAGGTTGTCAGGGCCATTTACGGGGCAGATACCATTGAGAGTGGAACTATCTATTTCAAGGGTCAGAAGGAAGTGATCAAACATCCTTCTAAGGCCATCTCCCTGGGGATTGGCCTGTTGCCGGAGGACCGGAAACACCAAGGTCTTGCCTTGAGCCAATCCATCAATCACAACATCAATCTGGCATCCTATAAAGCAATCTCAAAATTCAATTTCGTATTGGGAAAGAGAGAGCGTGAGCGTTCAGTGGAGTATGTAAACCAATTGAAGGTAAAGACACCTTCCATCCATCAGCTGGTAGGGAACCTCTCAGGGGGAAACCAACAGAAGGTGATTATTGCCAAATGGCTCTGCTGCGAGAGCAAACTGTTCATTTTTGATGAACCAACAGTAGGAATTGATGTCGGGGCAAAACAAGAGATCTATAAGTTGATCGAGCAATTGACGAAGGATGGGCATGCAGTCATTTTGATTTCCTCGTACCTTCCTGAGGTCATGGGGCTTGCCGATAGAATTGGGGTTTTGCATGAGGGATCAATGCCACACATTGTTGAACGAGAAGCATTCAGCGAGGAAACCTTGCTGAGATACGCATCAGGTTTGTGATTGGAAAGCAAGGAGATAGAGATGAAACTGTTATCGAAGAAAAATAATAAATTCAGGATCGCTGAAGGCAACCTGTTGGTAATTGTAATCGTATTGATGGTGATACTTTCGTTTGCAACGAAGAATTTTTTCACTGTCAATAATTTGAGGAATCTGGTTCGCCAAACCTCGGTCAACGGCATCATCGCTCTGGGGATGACCTTTGTCATCATCTCAGGAGGAATTGATCTGTCTGTTGGATCCGTGGTAGGGGTTGCCAGCATTGTTGTTGCGAAACTTCTGGTTGCAGGAATAGGAATATTCCCCGCTATCCTGATAGCTCTCTTGGTTTGTATGCTCCTTGGTACCCTTAATGGACTGATCATCCACTATGGTAAGGTGCCTCCTTTCATTGCCACCTTGGGAATGATGCAGGCAGCACGTGGTATTGTCATGTTGCTCTCCAATGCCCGTATGATCGCAGGGCTCCCAAAAAGCTTTACTGGCTTCGCACAGCTGGTGTTTATGGGCTTCCCCTCACTCTTCTTTGTTTGGTTCCTGGTCATTCTCGTAACCTTTGTAATTACCACCAAGACCATCTTTGGACGGAATATTTTTGCCTATGGAAGCAATATTGAAGCTGCAAGACTATCGGGAATCAACACCGCAAAGGTGACCGTGAGTGTGTATGCCATGAGTGGTTTGCTGAGCGGCATTGCCGGCATCCTTATGACCAGTCGTCTCGGTAATGGTATCCCCACTGCTGGGCAAGGGTATGAGATGGACGCAATCGCATCTGCTGTTGTTGGTGGAGCAAGTTTGAGTGGAGGCTCAGGAACCATCATCGGTACCGTTCTTGGTGCTTTGTTGATCTCCCTTATTCAGAATGGAGGCAACTTGCTGGGTATCAATGCTTTCATCCTGCAGATCATCGTTGGTGTCCTGATCGTAGCATCTGTTTGGTACGACCAGATCAGAAAAACCACAAAGAACTAAAAGGGGACGGTAATGAAGCGATATGTCTTGGCACATGACTTGGGGACCTCGGGTAATAAAGCAACACTGTTTGATGAGCAAGGAACATTGGTGGAGAGTAGGGTTACACCCTACAATATGGAGGTGTTCAACTCCAATTGGGCTGAGCAAGACCCTTCCATCTGGTGGAATGCTGTATGCTCTTCTTCCAGGGAAGTGCTCTCAACCATCAACCCCAAGGATGTTGTAGCCGTTTCCTTCAGCGGGCAGATGATGGGTTGTCTGCCTGTGGATAGAGAAGGAAAACCGCTGCACAATGCCTTGTTGTATTGCGACCAGAGGAGTACGGAAGAGGAGCAGGAGTTTATCCAGGCTCTTGGGTTCGACAAGATTTATCAGATAACCGGGCATCGGCCCAGTGCATCCTACTCCCTCACCAAGCTCCTATGGATCAAGAAACATCGTCCTGCAGTATATGAGAAAACCTACAAGGTACTCCAAGCAAAGGATTATATGAATTTTTTGCTCACCGGAGAGTATGCGACCGACTACAACGATGCCTCGGGAACCAATGCATTTGATCTTGCTTCCCTGGATTGGTCACAGGTAATCCTAGATGCAATGGGAGTTCCTGCTTCCTTGTTTCCAAAAGCCTATCCCTCCTCGACAAAGATAGGGGAGGTTCATCAAAGGGCAAGCGAGGAGACAGGAATTCCAGAGGGAACAGCAGTCATAGTTGGGGCTGGAGATGGAGGTTGCGCAAGCCTTGGTGCTGGATCTGTATCGTTTGGAAAACCTTATATGTATATGGGGTCTTCCTCATGGGTATCAATTGCCAGCAAACATCCTCTCTCCGATCCAGAAAAGATTGGTTTTACCTGGGCTCATCCAGTAGCTGGATTGTACCAACCGTGTGCAACGATGCAGACCGCAGGTGGATCACTCTCCTGGTTTGCAAAGACCTACCTTGGCAATGACAAGGGAAAGACACTGGATAGCATCAATGACCTTGCTCAGGAATCTGTTCCAGGGGCAAATGGACTTACCTTCTTGCCCTACCTCCTCGGGGAACGGTCCCCTTGGTGGAATACCAAGGCAAAAGGTGCATTTGTGGGTATGGATATCTCCACAACATTCCCTGATCACTGTCGAGCACTACTTGAAGGTGTGGCAATGAACCAGAAACTCAACTTTGCAGGTATGCTCTCCGAGATTCCTGACCGTAGGGTGATGTTCATAGGCGGAGGTGCCTTGAATACCTTCCTTAGACAGGTCCTCTCAGATGTCTTTGGTTGTGAGATTGTTGTACCTCAGTTCCTTACTGAGGCAACAAGCATGGGAGCGGCCTTGCTGGGCGGAGTGGGGTGTGGCCTTTATGAAGACTTTTCCATGATTGAGGTTATGAACCCAATCAAGGAAGTTGTGCAGCCAAATAAGGAAAACACAGCATTCTATGAAGAGTTGACAGGGCAATTCGCTGACCTGTATCGCAGTCTTGAGCCTTGGTTCAATCGGTAATGGAAGGGAGAAAGGGGCAAACGATGTATGACAGACTCATCCTATCGCATAATCTGGGAACAACCGGAGATAAAGCGGTAGTGTATGATGAAAAAGGAAATATCATAAGCTCCTGGCTCTCCCTCTATCGGGTGATCTATCGAGAGGGTAACAAAGTTGAACAGGACCCTGGCGATTGGTGGCGTGCTGTTTGTGAGTCCACAAAGAAGGTAATGCGGGGTATCAACGAGAAGTCAATCGCCGTTGTTACCTTCAGTGGCCAGATGATGGGTTGTCTCTGCCTCGACAAGGCCGGGGATCCCATTGGCAATGCAATCATCTGGGCGGATATGCGCTCCGATAAAGAGTCAAAACAACTGCTCAGTCAGATTGATGAAAAACTCTTCTTCCATATAACTGGGCATAAGATCAGTGCATCATATACGCTCAGTAAACTGCTTTGGATCATGCATAACCGTCCAGAAGCCTTTGCAAAGACTTCCAAGGTTGTCCAGGCGAAGGACTACATTGTTTTCAAGCTCACCGGAGAGATTGTAACAGACTACTCCGATGCATCAGGAACAAACCTCTTCAATCTTACCAAGCGGCAGTGGTCTCGTACCCTGACAAGCATAATTGGTCTCAATCCAAAGATACTCCCAGAGGCAATCCCTTCTACCCAGATTGCCGGCTACGTAACGATGGATGCATCCGTTGCTACAGGGTTGCTTCCAGGAACCCCTGTGGTCATTGGAGCAGGGGATGGCATTTGTGCCTCCTTGGGAGGTGGCTGCACCACGGAGGATGATGCATATCTCTATTTTGGATCATCAGCATGGATTGGAATGGTCAAGCCAACCCCATATTGGGAGCCAACGATGAGGACCTTCAACTGGTCATTTATCCAACCTGACCAGATTGCCCCTTGTGGTACCATGCAGGCTGCTGGTGCTTCCCTGGATTGGTTGAAAGATGAGTTGGCAAGGGAAGAGGTTACCCAATCGGAGCTTCAACGCAGTTATCCACAGCATCTGATCGAAATGCTGGTCACCCAATCGCCTCCTGGCGCCAATGGATTGCTCTTCCTTCCCTATCTTATGGGTGAGCGGAGTCCCTACTGGAATCCCCAGGCTCGAGGAGCCTTCATTGGACTGAAACGAAATACCCGTCGCTCGGATATGTTCCGCGCATGTTACGAAGGTGTAGCAATGAATTTGAAGATAATCTGGGAAGCGCTCAAACCGATCAATAAAGCCACGGAACTGGTGGTGATCGGGGGCCAGGCGAATAGTGATATCAACAAGCATATTATTGCCGATGCTTTCAATATTCCTGTTGTTTCCCATAACCATCTCAAGGACAGCAAGAATTTTGGCGCCGCAGTTATTGGGGGCTTGGGTATCGGGATGTATGAGAGTGCTGATGTGGTAAAGGACCTGCTTCATTATGAAAGACGTATTCTTCCCAACGAAGCAAATGTGGAGTTTTATGATCGCTATCTTCCCCTCTATGAACAAGCATATACAAGCTTGGTCGATTTCTACCAGAACCTCGACCAGTTTGCCAATACAAAGGAGAGTTGAGTATGAGTGGGCTATTGTCACAATTACAACATGCTGAGGTTGCTGAGACCATGAAGCGTTTTGGCTTCAAAATGGAAGATATTTTCCCTGGTATCGATGAACTGAAGGATAATCCGTACCGAAAACATACATGGATAGTGAAAGAGAACCATGGATATCTGGTAGTGAATGCAATTCCTGAGAAGGAGGACCAAGATCATCTCTTCTGGGAAGAGTGGTACGCTCATGCAGGAGAAGTCCACCACCATATCCTCTCGCTCTGGAAGCCTCATATGTATCATGAGATCTTTTCAGCTCCAGATTCTGATGACATCCATCCTCCCCAATGCTTCTCACGGAATTGGTACGTAGTAGAGGATGAGGATATGCGCTCCTTGTTGTTGCGGAGGTAGGAATGGAGTATCACTATTTTGGAAATACAGGGTTGCGTATGAGTGCCATTGCTTTCGGTACGCAGACCTTTGGTTGGAATATTGATGAGAAGGAGTCAAAGGGCCTGCTCGAGGAGTACACTCAGGCAGGGGGGAATTACCTTGATACTGCTGACTCCTACAACAATGGAGATTCGGAGAGGATTCTGGGTTCCTGGATCAAGGATATTGGTTCCCGAAGGGATGATTTGATTTTGGGCACCAAGGTGTTCTTCCCAACGGGTGAGGATGTCAATAATACCGGGGCAAGCCGAAAGCACATCCTGCACAGTGTGGAGTCCAGCCTTAGACGCCTCAATACCGAATACATTGATTTGCTGCAGATCCATTGTTTTGATAAAAGGACCCCCTTCGAGGAGACCTTAAGAACGCTGGATGATCTCATATCAGCAGGCAAGGTACGGTATCTTGGCGCCTCCAACTACACACCATCCGATCTGATGAAAAACCTTATGATCGCCCGATATACCCACAAGGAAGCTTTTGTCAGCCTTCAGTTGGAGTACAGCCTCCTTGTGCGAAGTCCTGAGTGGGAACTCATTCCGCTGTGCAAGAGAGAAGGGGTGGGTATGCTTGCCTGGTCTCCCTTGGCAGGAGGTTGGCTCAGTGGAAAATACCGAAGAGGAAAGGACATCCCCAAAAATAGTCGTGCAGGCAGGAAGGACCGGTGGGATGACCAAGCTGAACAACGAGGAAGTGACCAAGCCTATGACATTATAGATGTCTTGCATGAGATTGCTGAGGAGGTAGGGCACAGTGTTTCACAGGTAAGTATCAACTGGGTGAGACAGAATCCAGCAGGTATCATTCCTCTCATAGGAGCTAGGACTGTCAGCCAGCTCAAGGAGAATCTTGACTCACTGTCCTGGTCATTGAGTGATGATCAGATGAAACGGCTGAACGAAGTCAGTTCCATTGGAAAACCATCGCCTTACAGCTTTATTGAGCGATATACAAGGGAGTAGCACATGGCAGAACGTGTGACGGTAATTGGTAGTTTTGTAGTTGATCTTATGGCACGGTCCCCTCATATCCCGGTACAGGGAGAGACCGTAAAGGGAAGCATTTTCAAGATGGGGCCTGGGGGAAAAGGGTCAAACCAGGCAGTAGCTGCCCACCGCTCGGGTGGGGATGTGGTGCTGGTGACAAAAGTGGGAAACGATGTCTTTGGCATGGTTGCCAAGGATTTTTATGCTGGTGAGCAGATGGATAGCCGATATGTATTTGAGGACCCTGAGCTGGCAACAGGCATTGCCTTGATCATGGTTGATGAACATACCTCCCAGAACAGCATCACGGTTGTTCCTGGAGCTTGTGGTGCCATTAGCCAGGAGGAGATTCGGTCCATCGATTCAATCTTGGATGATACCAATGTCCTGGTGGCACAGCTTGAGACTAACCTTGATATTCTTCCCCCCGCAGTAGAGCGTGTGCATGCATCTGGTGGGATTGCTTTACTGAACCCTGCTCCAGCACCAGTAGAACCTCTGGATGATGAGTTTATCGGCATGTTTGACTTGGTAACTCCCAATGAGACTGAGGCATCCTGCCTGACGGGCATTGATGTTGTAGACCGTGAGAGTGCACATAAGGCGGCCTTGGCCCTGCAAGCAAAAGGAGTCAAGGATGTCATCATCACCATGGGCAAGATGGGGTGTTTCCTGCTCACTGCTGAACAGGAAGCTCTGATGTTTCCCACCATGGAAGTGAAGGTGGTTGATACCACCGGTGCAGGGGATGCGTTCAACGGAGGATTGGCTACAGCTCTCAGTAAGGGGAAGGATCTACGTCAGGCAATCTATTTTGCCACTGCCGTAGCATCTCTCTCCGTTACCAAGGTAGGTACTGCCCCTGCAATGCCCACCAATGATGAAGTGCAGCAGTTTCTTTCTACATTGGATCAAAAAGCATATTGGGAGCAAGTGAAATGATTTTGAGTAGAACTGCAGCAGAGGCTGTGCTCAGTACCACTGGGTCAGGAAACAAGGTTCGTTGGCTGGTGAGCAAGGAAGATGGCTCAACCAATTACGAGATGCGAGAGATCAGGATCCCTCCTGGTGGAAAGAGCAGTAACGGAAGTCATGAACACGAGCATGTGGTGTATGTGCTGCAAGGAAAAGGCAGAGTTGTTGGTCCGAAGGAAGAAAAGATCCTGCTTTCGGGTACTTCGGTATTCATTCCTGGAGGGGATGAGCATCAGTGGGTGAATGACTCAAAGGAAGAGGATTTGGTCTTTCTCTGTGTCATTCCATCGGGAAGTGAAGATTTTTTGAAGTGAGGAGCAAAATGGAATTTACAAGCGCCTGGGTCGATAGCAATGAACAAATTAGAATTGTGAGGAAAACACTGCCCAAACCGAAAGCGAATGAGGTGGTGGTCCGTATCAAGGCGTGTGGGATATGTGGGACTGATATCCACTTTGTAAAAGACCTTCCTGCAGGAACATTGACCCCACTTGGGCATGAGGTTGCTGGGTATATCCACGAAGTAGGATCACCCTTTCCCGGCTTGAACGTTGGGGATTCAGTGGTGGTTGAAAACAATATTGCCTGTGGAAGATGTGAACAGTGTCTGAACCAGAAGCCGCAAGCCTGTGAGAATATTTACAGTTACATGGATGACCAGGCAGGAATGGGACAATTCCTGGTAGTCCCCCGGGAGATGGTGATTCCCTATGAAGGACTCGATTATCCTGAAGCTACCCTTGCTGAGCCCATTACCGTTGCCCTCGATCTGAGTAGGGAGGCAGCTATAGAGCTCTTTGACGATGTCCTGATCATGGGACCTGGAATCATTGGCTTAAGCTGTATTAAGTTAGCTAAATTGCGTGGTGCTCGGAATGTGGTCATGGTAGGCCATCATCTTAATACTCCTCGTGGAGCCTATCGAGGGGAGGTTGCCAGACAACTCGGTGCCTCCCTGGTCATTGATAGCGCTAAAGCGGGGTGGAAGGACGAGCTCAAGCAACAGTTCCCCAAGCTGTTCAAACGTGTGATTGTCACCTCTCCTCCTGCAACGCTTGCCGATGGTATTGAGCTTGCCGGTTTCTGTAGCTCCATTGTCTATGACGGCATCGATTTCAAGCATGATCAGGTAACGTTCTCTGCAAATGATTTCCACTTCGCCAAGAAGCGTCTTATCGCCTCTCATGCCATTCCCAACTGGGGATTTCCCCAAGCATTTGAGCTGTTAAAGCAGGGCCATATTCCTAGTTCTCTCTTGCTGACCCATCGATTCACCATGGATGAGGTAGATGAGGCCTTTGCTGTATTTGGTAACAAGGAGGAGCAGGTTATCAAGCCAGTGATACTTATTGATTAGAGAAGGATAGCAGACCACCTCTTCAGGGGTGGCCTGCATACAGGTTAGTGGGGCAGTACACCCTTACGGATGATGATACATCCATATTTTACGATGGAGCCAGAGACCACTACTGCATATGCTCGTTTTGCTCTGTCATAGAACTCCTGGCGTTCGATTTTTTGGATTTTTGGTGTATCGGGCCAGTATTTGTCCAAGACTGCCTGGAACGATTTTTCCACTGCAGGGTCTGCGCTATCGCCTTCTGAGGGCTGCATCATCACAACCGGATCTTTGACATAATCATCAGGATTCATCAGTCGGAAGATACCATCAAGCAGGTCTTCTGCCTTGATTCCGTCAGCTCTGATACAACGGGAGGATCGAGTGTCTCCAGGATAGAACGCATCGACGATGACTATCTCATCACCATGACCCATTCTATCGAGTGCTTCCAGTAATTCTGGACCGATGTAAGGGGAAATACCAATCAACATGAGGCTGCTCCTTTTTTCTTCTCGCCTGGATAAAGACCAGACAAGATAGGTTTATGTCTCTAGTGTAAAACTGATTTAGCAGGATGTCAAATCATTATTATATAAAAAGTTAGCTGTCTTTCTACAGCCGATTGATTATGTCTTGGAGAATGCCAATGAAGCTTCTGGCCCTTGAAATAAGCACCACTTCCTCGAAAGCCCAATACCTCGATACCTGTTTGGGTGAATCGACATTGCTTGTTGAGCGAAATCCTTCCTCAAGTGATGTAGTGGTTGTGTGTATGCATGCCATACAACTAGGAAGAAGAGCTGCACAAGGGAGAGAGGTAGACCGAATTACCACCGCGGGAACGTGGCACAGTCTGGTGGTATGCGATTCGTCAAATGTACCCTCTCAACCACTCTCAGATTGGACGGATGTCTCGAATCGAGCATTCTGTTGGGAGCTTAGGAAGCATGCTTCCTTTGTAGAGGAATACTACCAGGATAGTGGCGCAATGGTGCATGCGATGTACCCGTTCTTCAAACTCCTGAAACAGAGAACAGATGGAATTGTCCTAACTGATCGACACGTAGGTTCTCTCGCAGGATACCTCCACTATCTCCTCACTGGTACGGTCAAGGAGACTGCTTCAATGCTCAGTGGGATGGGATTACTCTCGACCTCAGCAGTTGATCTTCATCCAATGGCGAAAGCCCTGGGTTGTACCATATCCCCTATTTGCGATTGGAGAGACAGCAGTACGCTCAGCAATCAAGGTTCAAGATTGCTGGGATTGACCGAAGGTATTCCGGTGCTTCCTCCTCTCCCTGATGGAGCGTTGAACCAAGTAGGGTCAAGAGCAGAAGAGCCAGGTATCATGACCCTTTCCATGGGTACCAGTGGGGCGATGAGAATGGTAATCCCACAACCTTGGTTCTCTCCTAATCACTCCACTTGGTTGTACCGTAGTGTGGATGATGAGTTCCTGCTTGGAGCTGCAACAAGCGGCTGTTCCAACTGTGTGGACTGGTACAAGGAGCAATCCTTTCATCCAGATATCTCATACGCTCAGATTGAAAGTTCACTAAGGGAAAATGAGAATACCCCAATATTCCTTCCATTCCTGGTGGGAGAGCGCTGTCCTGGGTGGGATGACACCCGTATTGCAAGTTTCCATGATGTACAAGAGTCCATGACAACAAGTGCCTTCTACCAAGGTGTCTTGCAGGGAGTTGTTGCCAATCTCTATCAGTGTTATGAGGAACTTCTGAAGAGTGGGCATATCCCTGAAACTATTAAGCTCTCTGGTGGGGTGTTGCACTCCTCCTTCTGGAAGCAACTCTGTTGCAATTATTTTGACACCCCGATGCAAGAGGATATTCAGGAGCAGGCATCACTGTACGGCGCACTAATTCTAGCTGCCCGTTCCTCTGGCGAAACGCTGAGAGAAGCTGATCAAGAGAAAGCCCGTATTTTGAATCCAGTACCAGAGACAAGAGCATACTATACAAGACACTTTGAACAATACCGATATTGGTATGAAAAGACAAAGAAATATATTACGAGAGAAAGGAGCATATGATGAGTTCATTTCTAGTATTGATAACCGCCCGTTCATTTGGGAGTTCAGATGAGAAAGCTTGGGAGCTGTTGCGCTCCCATGGATGTGAAGTCCGACATATAAAAGCGACAGAGACAGAAAGTGTTACTGATCAGCTACATCGGCAGATAGCAGAAGCCGATGGAATAATCGCAGGACTGGAAGCCTATGATCAAGCGCTCCTGAGCAAAGCAAAGAAACTGAAGGTTATTTCACGCTACGGGGTAGGATATGACGCGATAGATCTCGAGTATGCAAGAGCGCGAAACATACAGGTCACCATAACTCCGGGAGCAAATGGGGACTCTGTGTCTGATTTGGCAGTCACACTGATGCTCTCAGCTGCCAGGCATGTTCCCTATATGGACCATCAGATGAAGATGGGTGAAACGAAGCGTCCCATCGGTGTGGAAATGTGGAGAAAGACGCTTGGTGTCATCGGAACAGGGAGAATCGGGGCAGGGGTGGTTAAGCGTTGCAAGGGTTTTGAGATGGAGATTCTCTGCCATGATGTATATGAGAATGAGGAACTGAAGCAACACTATGGAGCTCGGTATGTCGATTTTGCCACGCTGGCGAGCAAGAGTGATTTCATTTCCATCCATACGCCTTTAACAGAAGAGACAAAGAATTTATTCAATGCAGAGGTGTTTGCGAGCATGAAAAGAAGAGCGGTGTTGGTCAATACTGCGCGAGGTGGAATCATAGATGAGGAAGCGTTGGCGGTTGCTCTTGAAACTGGCCAGATTGGTGCTGCTGCTTTGGATGTCAGCGCTCAGGAGCATCCTGAGTCGGGACCGCTCGCAACCCTGCCTTCCTGTATCCTGACTCCTCATGCTGGAGCAGCAACCTATGAGGCATCTAGCAATATGAGTCTTATGGCCTCCCGGAATCTTCTTGATATCCTTGAAGGCCATGATTGTGACTACTGTGTAAGTTGAATGGTTAAGCCTTGATCAGGTGAACGGCGAATCCGCTGAGCTCCTGCTCAAGGTAACATACCTTGATCTTGCCCTTTGCATCGCGTGCGATGGTCTCCTCGTTCACGGAGAAGCCGAACTGGGAGAGGTAGGAGAGGGTGCGCTCGATGGAGAAGCACCTGAATCCGATGTGGCCCATCTTCCCCAGGTACTGCTTGGGCAACACCTCGATGGTGGTGTCCAGGAAGGTGGAACTGCTGCCACTCTTTTTCACCATGCCCAGTGCCTCCAGGCCCTTGATGGTCTTCTCGGCCTCTGCTGCATCCTGGTTGTTGATGCCCATGTGTGCGAACTCCAGTCCCTGGAGGGTACGCACCGCCTCCCTGCTCAGGTCCTCTATCGCCTGCCAGTCCTCCGCCTCGATGAGGTCGGCCTTGACCATCCAAGATCCGCCTACTGCCAGGACATTGGGCTGCCGGGCATAGCTGGCAAGGTTCTTGGTGCTGATGCCGCCGGTGGGCATGAAGAGGAGGTCGGGGAAGGGCCCTGCAAAGTTCTTGAGCATGTCCACGCCCCCGCTCACCTCGGCGGGGAAGAACTTGAGGGTGGTGAGCCCACGGCTGATGCCCGCCTCGATGTCGCTGGGTGTGCACACACCCGGGACGATGGGGATGTTGTTCTCCAGTGCCCAGTCCACGACGGTGGGGTTGAATCCCGGTGAGACGAGGAACTTGGCCCCGGCTGCCACTGCCTTCTTTGCATACTCGAGGTTGGTCACCGTGCCTGCTCCCACGAGCATCTCGGGGTAGGCCTTTGTGATGCGCTTGATCGCCTCCTCTGCCGCTTGGGTGCGGAAGGTGACCTCTGCACAGGGCAGGCCGCCTGCGATCAGGGCTCCTGCAAGGCCCTCGGCCTTGCTGGCATCATCGATCTTCACCACCGGTACCAGGCCGATCGTATGGATTTGTTCAAATAGTGCTTCATGCATAGGGTTGCTCCTTATTGGATAAGTATTATGAGTCGATATAGCCTTTTCTGAAGGCTTGCAAGTCAATGTTATAGC containing:
- a CDS encoding alcohol dehydrogenase catalytic domain-containing protein, with the translated sequence MEFTSAWVDSNEQIRIVRKTLPKPKANEVVVRIKACGICGTDIHFVKDLPAGTLTPLGHEVAGYIHEVGSPFPGLNVGDSVVVENNIACGRCEQCLNQKPQACENIYSYMDDQAGMGQFLVVPREMVIPYEGLDYPEATLAEPITVALDLSREAAIELFDDVLIMGPGIIGLSCIKLAKLRGARNVVMVGHHLNTPRGAYRGEVARQLGASLVIDSAKAGWKDELKQQFPKLFKRVIVTSPPATLADGIELAGFCSSIVYDGIDFKHDQVTFSANDFHFAKKRLIASHAIPNWGFPQAFELLKQGHIPSSLLLTHRFTMDEVDEAFAVFGNKEEQVIKPVILID
- a CDS encoding aldo/keto reductase translates to MEYHYFGNTGLRMSAIAFGTQTFGWNIDEKESKGLLEEYTQAGGNYLDTADSYNNGDSERILGSWIKDIGSRRDDLILGTKVFFPTGEDVNNTGASRKHILHSVESSLRRLNTEYIDLLQIHCFDKRTPFEETLRTLDDLISAGKVRYLGASNYTPSDLMKNLMIARYTHKEAFVSLQLEYSLLVRSPEWELIPLCKREGVGMLAWSPLAGGWLSGKYRRGKDIPKNSRAGRKDRWDDQAEQRGSDQAYDIIDVLHEIAEEVGHSVSQVSINWVRQNPAGIIPLIGARTVSQLKENLDSLSWSLSDDQMKRLNEVSSIGKPSPYSFIERYTRE
- a CDS encoding FGGY-family carbohydrate kinase; protein product: MKLLALEISTTSSKAQYLDTCLGESTLLVERNPSSSDVVVVCMHAIQLGRRAAQGREVDRITTAGTWHSLVVCDSSNVPSQPLSDWTDVSNRAFCWELRKHASFVEEYYQDSGAMVHAMYPFFKLLKQRTDGIVLTDRHVGSLAGYLHYLLTGTVKETASMLSGMGLLSTSAVDLHPMAKALGCTISPICDWRDSSTLSNQGSRLLGLTEGIPVLPPLPDGALNQVGSRAEEPGIMTLSMGTSGAMRMVIPQPWFSPNHSTWLYRSVDDEFLLGAATSGCSNCVDWYKEQSFHPDISYAQIESSLRENENTPIFLPFLVGERCPGWDDTRIASFHDVQESMTTSAFYQGVLQGVVANLYQCYEELLKSGHIPETIKLSGGVLHSSFWKQLCCNYFDTPMQEDIQEQASLYGALILAARSSGETLREADQEKARILNPVPETRAYYTRHFEQYRYWYEKTKKYITRERSI
- the fucU gene encoding L-fucose mutarotase translates to MLIGISPYIGPELLEALDRMGHGDEIVIVDAFYPGDTRSSRCIRADGIKAEDLLDGIFRLMNPDDYVKDPVVMMQPSEGDSADPAVEKSFQAVLDKYWPDTPKIQKIERQEFYDRAKRAYAVVVSGSIVKYGCIIIRKGVLPH
- the rbsK gene encoding ribokinase, which codes for MAERVTVIGSFVVDLMARSPHIPVQGETVKGSIFKMGPGGKGSNQAVAAHRSGGDVVLVTKVGNDVFGMVAKDFYAGEQMDSRYVFEDPELATGIALIMVDEHTSQNSITVVPGACGAISQEEIRSIDSILDDTNVLVAQLETNLDILPPAVERVHASGGIALLNPAPAPVEPLDDEFIGMFDLVTPNETEASCLTGIDVVDRESAHKAALALQAKGVKDVIITMGKMGCFLLTAEQEALMFPTMEVKVVDTTGAGDAFNGGLATALSKGKDLRQAIYFATAVASLSVTKVGTAPAMPTNDEVQQFLSTLDQKAYWEQVK
- a CDS encoding cupin domain-containing protein, encoding MILSRTAAEAVLSTTGSGNKVRWLVSKEDGSTNYEMREIRIPPGGKSSNGSHEHEHVVYVLQGKGRVVGPKEEKILLSGTSVFIPGGDEHQWVNDSKEEDLVFLCVIPSGSEDFLK